Part of the Streptomyces europaeiscabiei genome is shown below.
CCTTGTCGCTGATGTCGAAGATCTTGACGCCTTCCCACGACGACTTCTCGGTCGCGGGCTGCGTGGTGCTGTTGCAGGAGTTGTCGCTGCGCGAGGAGTCGGTGGACAGGAACAGCAGGTCGCCGGAGACGGAGATGTCGTTCTGCGAGCCCGGGCAGAGCACCTGGGCGACTGTCCTGGGCGCCTTCGGGTCACTGATGTCGAAGACACGGAAGCCGTCGTAGTTGCCGGCGTAGGCGTACTTGCCCTGGAAGGCGAGGTCCGAGTTGGTGCCCGGCAGCGCCTCCTTGGGGATGTTGGTCAGATGCTGGATGTTGGCGGAGTGGACGATCTCGTCCTGGCCGGGTATCTCGCCGGCGGCTATCGCCGCCCGTGCCTCGGCGGCGTCACTCTTGGAGACCTTCTCCCGCACGGCGGGCGAGTCCCCGGGGTCGGGGATCGCGGCCGCCGGTCCGGCGGTGAGCAAGGCGGCCAGGAGGCCGGCCGCAGTCGCGGCGACCCCAATACGTCTGCGCCGCGTCCGAAGGTTGTTCAACAGGGTCACTGTGTCCTCCCATGTAGCCGTTCGCGGTCGAACGGTTCAGGCTCCTCCGAAGTATCTTCTTCATCATGCACAGATCAACAGACGGCAATGTATTTGTAACGAACAAATTTGATCACCGGTCAGCGAAAGCGTGTTAGGAAAGTCCGTCAACACTCACAAGGTGTACGCCCGTTGCTGTGCCCCAGGAGGTCACTGTGCTCGTTCGCCGCACAACCCGCGCACCGCTGGTCACGGCCTCGCTGACGGCCGCTTTCCTGGTACTCGCGGGCTGCGACTCGGGGTCGGAGTCGGACCCCGACGGCGGTTCCGCCCAGTCGAGCGGACCGGCGGTGATCGCCCCCGGAAAACCCGGTGAGGCCGCACAAACCCTCTCCCCGGAAGAAGTCCAGGAGCAGCGGGCGGAGGACGACACTCCGAATTCCGCGGACTTCGACTATGTGCGCATGATGATCGTGCACCACACCCAGGCGTTGGAGATGACCGAACTCGCCCCCGACCACGCGAAGTCGACCCCGGTGAAGCGGATCGCCGAGCGCATCTCGGCCGCCCAGAAGCCCGAGATCGAGGCCATGGAGGGCTGGCTGAAGGTCCACGACGGTGACAAGAGGGACACCGCGCACGACCACGAGACGATGCCCGGCATGGCCACCGGGGCCCAGCTCAGAAAACTCGGCACACTCGACGGGGAGAAGTTCGACCAGCTCTTCCTGAAGCTGATGATCACTCATCACGAGGGGGCGATCACCATGGCCACGGATGTGAAGGCGCAGGGCAACAACATCCTGGTCGAGGAGATGGCCGACGACGTGATCGCCCAGCAGGCGACGGAGATCAGCCGGATGCGCGACCTGACGGAGTAGCCGGCGAGCCCTGCCTGTCCGTCGGGTTCAGCGCCGGGCGTGGCGGGGGCCGAGCAGGCCCTCGTCGCGCGCCCCGGCGATCAGCCGGAGCGACTTGCGGCGGCTGTGCCCCGTCGCGCACATCACGGCGAGGACCGGGTCGTAGCCGGACCGCTGCGCCGCGAGGTACTCCTCAGCCACCAGCCGCCGCCCCTCCGTCCCCCGCGGCCAGGCGGGCCTGGCCCGGCGCCCGGATCCGTACGCGGTCTGCGGCAGCTCCTCGTCGAGGAAATCGGGCGTGGTGCCGCACGCCTCGAAGAGCGGGCCCTCGATCCAGTCGGCCAGCTCCGCCAGGTCGTCCAGGGACAGCGGCGGCTGGGCACGCACGTCCTCCAGGGACAGACGGCCCTCGCAGACCACGACGAGCACCTCGACCGCGGCGCCGTCCGGGAAGGCCAGCATCGCGTCGAACCAGGCCGTGGCGCCGCCGTGCTCCTGCACTTCCCACGCGCGACGCACGGTCACCGCGCCGTCCTGCCAGTGGCGATCAGAAAGATTAAGAAAGGATGCTTCCAGCACATACGCAACGTAAGCGCATGATCACATTCACTGCGCACAGCCACGCGTACCGGGGGCGTACGGCACCCCGACGGCGCAGCACGCCCTCCCTCCCCTCCGCACCCCTCCCCCGGTGGGCCTCACGGTGCGATCCTTGAGACATCAGCGATCTCCTCGCGTAAGGAGTTCCGCCGTGCTGCATGTCGCCGTCGTCGGATCGGGGCCGAGCGGGTGCTACACCGCCCAGAGCCTCGTCCAGCAGGACCCGGACGTGCTCGTCGACGTACTGGACCGGTTGCCGTGCCCGTACGGTCTGGTGCGCTACGGGGTGGCGCCGGACCACGAGAAGATCAAGTCGCTGCAGAACAATCTGCGCACCGTCCTGGAGCACGAGCGGGTCCGGTTCCTCGGCGGCGTCCGGGTGGGCCCGGACGGGGTGCCGGCCGCCCGGCTGCGGGAGCTGTACCACGCGGTCGTGTACTGCGTGGGCGCCGCGGCCGACCGACGGCTCGGTATCCCGGGTGAGGAGCTGCGGGGCAGCTGGTCGGCCACCGAGTTCGTCTCCTGGTACAGCGCGCACCCGGACGCCGTGACCGACGGCTTCGCCCTCGGCGCACGGGCCGCCGTGGTCATCGGCGTCGGCAACGTCGCCGTCGACGTCACCCGGATGCTCGCCCGCGGCGCGGCCGAGCTGAGCCCCACGGACATGCCCCAGGCCGCGCTCACCTCCCTCGCCTCCAGCGAGGTCACCCATGTCCACATGGTGGGCCGCCGAGGCCCCTCCCAGGCCCGCTTCACCACGAAGGAGCTGCGCGAGCTGGGGACCCTCCCGGACACCCAAGTGACCGTCAACCCTGCCGAGTTGGAACTCGATCCGGACTACGTCGACCCGTCGTCCCTCCCTGCCGCCCGGCGCCGCAACGTCGAGGTTCTGCGCGGCTGGGCCACCGCGCCCGCCCCGCCCGGCCGCCACCGCGTCCGCCTGCGCTTCTTCCTCCGCCCCGTCGCACTCCTCGCCGACGGTGACCGGGTCTGTGGCGTCCGCCTGGAGCGCACCGAACCCGACGGCCACGGCGGTCTGAGCGGCACCGGCCGGTACGAGGAGATCGAGGCCCAACTCGTCCTCCGCTCGGTCGGCTACCGGGGCGTCCCCCTCGACGGCCTCCCCTTCGACCCGGCCCACGGCACGGTCCCGCACAGCGCCGGCCGCGTACTCCGCGAAGGCGTGGCCTCCCCGGGCGAGTACGTGGCCGGCTGGATCAAACGTGGCCCGACCGGGGTGATCGGCACCAACCGCCCCTGTGCCAAGGAGACGGCGACATCTCTGCTGGAGGACGCGCCGGAGCTCGCGGGCAGGAACGTGCCGGACGATCCCGCGAGGGCACTGCGGGCCGAGGGCTGCACGCCGGTCGAATGGTCGGGTTGGCAGGCGATAGAGCGAGCCGAGGCGGAACTGGGCGCCTCTCTCGGCAGAGGCGTGGTGAAACTCCCGGACTGGCGGTCCCTGCTGAACGCCGCTCACCGGGGCGCCCGTTGAGGGACACGGGGTCCGCGCGACCGGCCCCCACCGACCCACACATCGAACTCACCCAGGGCAACACCCCTGACATCACCGAACTGTTCAAGTCCCCCGGGGCCGGCCCGCGGCACCCGCCACCCCGTGAACGGCCACGCCTCCGGGGCCCGCATCCCCATCGGCCACCGAGCAGTACCCACCGGGTCGGTCCAGGCGGGGTTTCCGACCGGCGGCCGGGCCGAGCCGCTCAGCTTTGCCGCAGCAGGCGGGTCGGGACCGCCTCGGCCAGGATCCGGTAGCCCTCCGGGTTGAGGTGCAGCCAGTCGCCGTCGTGAAGGCCGGGCAGGAGGCGGCTCGGGTTGTCCGGGTCGCGGACCGCGCGGTCGAAGTCGAGGACCGTGTCGAAGCGGCCGCTGGTGCGGATCCAGGTGTTGACGGCCTGCCGCGCCGCCTCACGGTGTCCGGCGGTGTCGTCGTAGGGGGTGTTGCCGCCGAAGGGCAGGAGGGTCGCGCCGTGGACGCGGATGCCCTGGGCGTGGGAGCGGACGATGATCTGCTCGTAGGCGGCGATGAGGTCGGCGGTGACGCGCTGTTGGGCGGCGGGGGTGGCCTCGGCTGTGCCGAGGTCGTTGACACCCTCGAAGACGATCAGTTGTTCGACAGCGCTGTGGGCCAGGATGTCGCGGTCCAGGCGGGCGAGGGCGCTCGGGCCGAGGCCGTCGTTGAGGACGCGGTTGCCGCCGGCCGCCTGGTTCACCACGGCGATGTGCCGGGTGCCGGGCCGCTGTTGGAGCCGGTCGAAGAGCTGGTCGGGCCAGCGGTTGTTGCCGTTGGTGGTGGAGCCCCTGCCGTCGGTGAGGGAGTCACCGAGGACGGCGACGGCGGTCGTGGCGGGCCGAGACAGCACCTCGACGTCGCTGAGCAGGTACCAGTGGTTGGTCGGGGTCGCGCCGGGGAGGTCCGTGTCCTCGGTGTGG
Proteins encoded:
- a CDS encoding DUF305 domain-containing protein, giving the protein MLVRRTTRAPLVTASLTAAFLVLAGCDSGSESDPDGGSAQSSGPAVIAPGKPGEAAQTLSPEEVQEQRAEDDTPNSADFDYVRMMIVHHTQALEMTELAPDHAKSTPVKRIAERISAAQKPEIEAMEGWLKVHDGDKRDTAHDHETMPGMATGAQLRKLGTLDGEKFDQLFLKLMITHHEGAITMATDVKAQGNNILVEEMADDVIAQQATEISRMRDLTE
- a CDS encoding DUF6214 family protein — its product is MTVRRAWEVQEHGGATAWFDAMLAFPDGAAVEVLVVVCEGRLSLEDVRAQPPLSLDDLAELADWIEGPLFEACGTTPDFLDEELPQTAYGSGRRARPAWPRGTEGRRLVAEEYLAAQRSGYDPVLAVMCATGHSRRKSLRLIAGARDEGLLGPRHARR
- a CDS encoding FAD-dependent oxidoreductase; translation: MLHVAVVGSGPSGCYTAQSLVQQDPDVLVDVLDRLPCPYGLVRYGVAPDHEKIKSLQNNLRTVLEHERVRFLGGVRVGPDGVPAARLRELYHAVVYCVGAAADRRLGIPGEELRGSWSATEFVSWYSAHPDAVTDGFALGARAAVVIGVGNVAVDVTRMLARGAAELSPTDMPQAALTSLASSEVTHVHMVGRRGPSQARFTTKELRELGTLPDTQVTVNPAELELDPDYVDPSSLPAARRRNVEVLRGWATAPAPPGRHRVRLRFFLRPVALLADGDRVCGVRLERTEPDGHGGLSGTGRYEEIEAQLVLRSVGYRGVPLDGLPFDPAHGTVPHSAGRVLREGVASPGEYVAGWIKRGPTGVIGTNRPCAKETATSLLEDAPELAGRNVPDDPARALRAEGCTPVEWSGWQAIERAEAELGASLGRGVVKLPDWRSLLNAAHRGAR
- a CDS encoding SGNH/GDSL hydrolase family protein, encoding MIATCVLALALVVASSAVVALVGGTQRTDGAGTRDTASSTRHWVNTWSAMPQLTEPGNMPPAPFTGERAVLVDTTLRQTVRVTTGGDRVRLRFSNAFGGSALPLTAVTVALPLGGQAGVGAIEPGTSRTVTFSGRESMTVPVGAQVVSDPLDFTLNPGTNLTVTAYLAEGQASLALTSHPGSRTTSYLRHGDHTEDTDLPGATPTNHWYLLSDVEVLSRPATTAVAVLGDSLTDGRGSTTNGNNRWPDQLFDRLQQRPGTRHIAVVNQAAGGNRVLNDGLGPSALARLDRDILAHSAVEQLIVFEGVNDLGTAEATPAAQQRVTADLIAAYEQIIVRSHAQGIRVHGATLLPFGGNTPYDDTAGHREAARQAVNTWIRTSGRFDTVLDFDRAVRDPDNPSRLLPGLHDGDWLHLNPEGYRILAEAVPTRLLRQS